The Coffea arabica cultivar ET-39 chromosome 6e, Coffea Arabica ET-39 HiFi, whole genome shotgun sequence genome contains the following window.
ACCTCCGCCACCCCTAGCAGCCacccccttttctttctttttctctttctttttctttttctttccttcctttttcttttcttcttcttcttctttcccgTTACCTCCGCCACCCCCAGCAGCCACCCCTCTGCCCCGCCACCCCCCGCCTCCCCCTTCCACCTCTGCTCGCTTTTCCCCTCTGCCGCGCCACCTCCCTCCCCCCGCCACCatctctgccccttccccctttGCCCCGCCTCCCCCTTCCCCCTCTGCcccgccttccccctccccttGCCACCACCTCTGCCCCTTCCCTCTCTGCCCCGCCACCCCCCGCCTCACCTGTTCCCCTTCCCACTTCTCaccatctttcttttctctcctttttttcacAGAGAGGTGGGAGGGAAAATGGGGGAAAtgcagagaaagaaaaaaaaagacaatatGGGAGGATAGcaggggaggaagagggggagagggaaaaaaatgggaaaaaaaaagaagaccggCACCGGCACCGGCACCGGAAATCAGCGCCGGAGCCGGGgacggaggtggtggtgggggaggaagaagaagaaaaggggaggggaatttttttttgttgtgttttggatattttaagtgtgtagATAAAAAACTTTGggaagttttttggggttcctgtagcaaaaattgttaaaaaactagtagctaaaaaacttggtaaaaaactaggGTGCCAAACAAGCCCAATATTTCGCTTacattataaacacattttccaacccacctttttatattttcaaccacctttttatctcacatacatcatatcataaaaagtgttacagtaattatttcaaataatatgtcaaataatactctatccaaacaaatgttTCTCTCCTCTACGAGTATTCGTGACTACTAAGCACCGATGGACTATTCATGCCAGTACGTAGCATAGTAAAAGGACGCAATTTGGTTTTGAATCCGTggtcaagaaaatttttttcccttggCTTGGTCACCGCACTAGAGAATCATTGAGCTTTGGTTCAGtggctttaaaaaaaaaaggactaagTTTCTTTTTGGACTGTAAATCAAGGGTTCGAACCTCGCTTACAGTGAAAAAAATTCTAAAGAAGTGTCAAACTATCTCTTTGATATAGTCAAGTATGTATATCTGTGAGTCCCTTTCACAACCTCTTTaaccttcttttcttgcagaataagatagattaggttatacaaatgttattgttgaaaaaaaaaaaaatccatactAGAGATATCTGTCGTCGTGCTCTCTGTGAAGCCTTCTTTGGAATCACGCAGTTaagcccctttttttttttccttttcttttattgcttTTCTGTGCAtcattgtttcatttttttttttggttgggttaTTTTACTACGAGCTTGGTTATAGTAAAATTTCAAAAGGGACTGAAGTGGCCAACTTTGCTGGTGGGTTGGTAAGCGTAGTCCGATTGGAGTGTAGCATTGGATTGTTGGACAGAGTTATTAAATTCAACCAGACCCGCCGATTGAACCGGCTACCCCAATGATCCGGACATCAGATCGGGTCGAGTCTCTAGTTCAACTGAATAAGAAATTGATCTGATCAAATCCGGACAAATTCGGTTGACCTAGTGGTTCAATCGGAAACTCGCTCAAATTTTTAATTGACTCgatttaccttttttttaatatataattGTGGGTCTttgttttttaaacaaaatgtaCATATGCTTTTGATAAGTTTTATACATTGGAtctttatttaaatatatataaaactttaccactttcttaatttttatttaataatttaatttttttaataacttgtttattttttattatacaattagtccttttaacttttaaattgacaatatttgattagttagaaattactttatttttaaacaaaaataaaataatgaaaaaataatgctatattttttaaaacaagcgATATAGATTTTGTTTTATACTTgactatattatttatttatataaaagtACAATAAAATGAAGTTAAATCTTCTATTAATATCTACATATTTATTATATATCTTCCTGAGTATAATAATTCATATCTAAAAACACTTTATTATAcattttatgtatattaaaattactattttatatttataaatattaaattaatacTCACAGGTTCTACTGGTTGAACTAGCGATCCATTAATCCAATCCCTCTGCCGGTTATTTACTGGGCCGGGTTTAGTAAGTATGTTGTTGGGAGGAGGTAAGTGTTGTCCAATTAGATTGTTGGGAGAGATTGGTATTTTGATTGATTTCGATATTGATCCCCTTGGCCGCGGATCCCTATGCACTATAGTATAGGATCGGATCAGTTGGTAGTAGACCTAGGGAAGGTCCTACCGGTTGTGTCGAATACTGGCGTTTTGAGGCCATTAGTAATTTGAATCAAACGGCATCATATGGCGACACACACATTAAGGACTACGTAGTGCTTTCCAGACTCCAGAGTCGAGGCTCCTGCTGGGAGCGGTTCCTACTTTCTACCGTAGTGTATAGTTGCCTGCCGCTCCAGACCCCCACCCAATTCCACTGGCCTTTTCAGAAGTGGGATCAGAATTGAGATCAGGCCCTCGAGCAGGATCTCCCTCACTTTTGCAATTTTGATGACATGTCTTTGTCATCTTTCCTTCCCCACTCTAGAGTTGCCCTTCTTCCCCCTCTTCAGGGCTTTTTGGAGTCAAATCTGTGGTACCAGTAGTATTTGTCTCGCTAGGACCGCTGCCAAATTGCTGCAGCCACCGTAGTATTTATTGAACTTGTTTACTTTAAGTATGGTCTTTCCTATTTAATGTAAATTATCAAACACTTCATCCATATCAATTTGATAACCATTAATTCACATAAACAAAGTTGTTTGGCACAAAACCTATATTTGGCAACTTAAGAAGAACTTTTGGAGcaacacaaattttttttttcttgtattaaGAGAAGGGTATTATAATTTGACATGTACAAGCATTTTGGGCCTATGTTAATTCCTAAACCGTTAAAAGAAGGAAGATTTGTGTAGTTTTTAGAGTTTTGGGGAAGCTCTTTGTAATTGTCAGGAGCAttaagggaggtttttgaaattatccctgaATCTATCCTACAGTCCATTGCAGTAAGAGGAATGGTAAAAGACTTTGAATGAGAGAAGGGAAAAATCAGACGCAACCGCATCAATGACAGCTGAGAGGGCAGGGCAGGAGCAGGGTCAGGGTCAGGGCTCGGGGCTGTAAGGTCCAGTCCCCATCAGAATCGTCCCTTTGTGCCGTGAAATCCGGACTGCAGTCACCCCCACTTCCCCTCCCCTGCCCGGTGGTGCCCCAGCTCCCAAAATCATCCCTCCAAAGTCTAAACAAAGAAAATACCTGGGTATCGATTCCTTCGCCTCTCAAAGGATCTTGAGATTTCCATTTTCCACTGGAgccattcttttatttttttgtgcaATCTGTTTGTTCTTGAAAGGTTCATAACCTGAACACTTGCTTGTGTAGTAGGGGTAGTATGTTGACAACGATAGGGATACTGGCCGTAAGTAACGTATCAGCTAATAATGCCAATGCGCATAAAAATTCTCTCAGGTCCTTCCTGCAACAAAAATTCTTTAGGCTGTAGAGTTAGAACTAGAACCCCCTCAGAAGTACACGATGCTCTGACGCATTATATTTGTGGGTTTTGATTTCCTTTTCTTGTGAATTCTATAAAGACCTCTTTGGGGTGTAGAATTATACTTAAAGCGTTATTTTTAAAGAATttctttttgggaaaaaaatacCCCCAAAGGaaatgggattttttttttctcaaaaaggaaatgggATTGAGGTGCTTCAAATTTGCATCTCGAGTTTGGGGTGGATGCTGTTGCGGTTTGCTTTAGGAATCTGAAGGACCCCTCTAGCCTTTAGTCTAGTAAAATGCAGCCAGTTTTGCAGAAAATGGTTAAAAGGGTCATTGAAGCTAGGAAATAACTTTCCAGTAGTAGTGGTAATACGCTAAAACAGGATAAGAAATCGGcagtgaaagaaagaaaattgagaTGGTAAAAAAGGGACCACCTCCCAAATTACCCAATCGGGGGCATCAAAAATTGCAGTAAACATGACTGTGGAATAATCTACAGTGCATATTGATTGCTTTATAATACTACTACAATATTTTGTGCTATACAGCTCCTAGTTGTAGAAAGAAAGGATGTAGTAGAAATTTTGGCTATGTTTTGCATAATAGCtaagaaagaataaaaaaaaaaagttgattcAGTTTAGAAGAGCGAACCGTATGTTCGAATTTTGTTGTCGACGTGAGAGTTGTGTTAATAGACGATTTGTAAGAATTTTTATAAAGGATtttaaggccttgtttggattgccggttttcgtcgaaaaattacatcgttttccgtgatcacatttccttattacctttttctctcacatacattaaatcgctacagtaattttttcataaaaaatcaCGAAAAATGTAATCCAAATACATTATGCTTTCGAAATACGTTCTGGTTCGTACCGACGACGATGACTGAAGCCGAATTCatccaattttattttttatttttataaaaattaaaaagagctAAGAAAGAAAGCACGTAGTAGAAATTTTGGCCATGTGAGAGTTGTATAAAATCGCTGATGCTAGTAGTACTTCTACATCTGGAGGCTCAGAAGCCTGCTCCAACATTTACGTCATCACATTCTTTTGGCGCGTCACTCAGCCATCCGGGAAACATAAAAGAGAAACCGCTCGTCTCCGGTCTCTGCTGCTACTAGCCCACTCTCTTTCTCTCTGGGTCTCCACCCCTCATTTCTCTTCTTCGCACGCCCACTTCACTTCACTTCACTCCAAAGTCCAAGTCCAGCCTTCAGAGAATTACTACTCCATCCATCGTTTCTTCATCAGAGAGAGATACCTCTTTTCTTGCCGAGTGAAAGCATGCAGTGCTGGGATTTCTTCTGTATCCTACCCTGTAAGTtcattttctctcttgtttcctcattttcttcttctttttttttttcgaaaaaaaaaaagaagacactTGGGTCTTGTTTGTGGAGATATATGTTTTGTTTTCTGATATCAAGATTGATAACGTGTGCGGGTTTTCTATGGCTACATTATGCTTACTGGCTAGAGAGATGCAACGGAGTAGTGTTTGCTGTGAGGGCCATCTGTTCGGAAACTCCTTTTCTTCAGTTCCAGTTATTCTTCATGGTCccggcccaaaaaaaaaaaaagaaagaaagaaaggaattaAATCATATGGTAGTATATGTTTTTAGGACCAGCTTTGAATTTGCCTTGACgagttgtctttttttttttttggggtggctAGGACATATTAGTAGTAGTTCTGGTACATCTGTTGAGTCGGAGAAATTCCTACTATCACGTTAGATAAAGATTTGATTTCCTTATTCCCACTGTACGGAGAACAAAGTAGCCCTTCTCTTTTGTGGCAAAACTTTTAATTATGCGCATCATGTTATGCTAACTCTAAGCAAGTCGTCTACCCTGCGATATATATATGTTGCTGGAGATTTTCGTATTGTTCATTCCTGACACTagcaaaatatatacatatgcatatatatatatttgttcaTGTGGGCAGCACATTTTCTGTTCCCGGCTACTTTAAATTTTCTGGGATGCTTCAGATCGACTGCTTTAAATTTCATCCGTGCCTCTAATGTAGTAGGTGATTTAGTTATTGCAGATCAGATATCGATTAGCCTTGCTCAATAAGTAAATTAAAACCGTGATGGTTAGTCTCCAATCTACAGTTTTCAGCATGTTATCGTGTAGCAACAATCTGTTTGCTTTTGGGAATTCACGATGCAACTTGAAACAAAATTCAGATCTAGGGAGAGTTAGGAATTCATATAACTAATTGTTCAGATCTGAGGTCTGTGGACTATAAAACtccaaacatttgttttctccGTGACAATCAGTCGAGCATGCTACTTTCAATATGGTTGAATCGCAACAATTCTGTTTATGTTTGCACCGGCACTACAATTCTGCTCATGCTTCATTAGCTGTGTTTGACTGAGGGTAAAATAATGCCAATATTTATTCCCTCTGCATTGACCAGACACATGATTAAGAGTTTGTGGCCAGGGGCAGTGGTGTTTACACCTGGAAAttaaagaggggcaaactgaaGAAGCTGCTTTGTTGCTTGCTTCTACGAGACAGTATGGCCCAAGAAAGTGGCGCCTGATATCTCAATGCAAAGCATTGTTATCCGTCTTCAGGCCAATTAGCACGTAAAGTAATTGGAAGAAGAAATTTGCAGCTGAAGTCTTTGGCTGAACTGCGTGGGAAGTTTTTATAATAGAAGCAGCAAAGAGGACACTCAGATATTAGCCGGCTGAGGAGGGAAAAATACAATAATCATTTTTTGGAGACTTTTACTGAGAAACAGCTTAAAAAGCATAGTGTCGAAGAATTTCTCATGGCTACCTCGAGCGGCCAGTTTGTCTGTACTGATCCACTTGCTCCTCCTCCCCCAGTATTACTTCCTCCATGGCTTTCAAATTCTACGTCCGGTGTGCCTGTTAGGCCATCGTCACCTTCTGTGACCTTAAGCCTTTCACCTTCAGTGgttccaccaccaccaccaggaGCAGCATGGTTGCAGCCTGATAGAGCAGCAACAGACGATAAAAATCCTGTCTCGAACAGTTTGCCATGTCTTGGGATGGTGCCTCCTCCCCCCTCCAGAGAGAAGGCCGCGGTGGTATCTGAACTCTTGGAATGCTGCAAAGAATTGGAAGAAATGCAGCGTGCTTGGGCAGTGCACAAGAAGGAAGCAGCCTGGAGGTTGAGGAGGGTAGAGTTACAGGCGGAATCGGAGAAGGCCTGTAAGAGGAGGGAGAAAATGGAGGCAATAGAGGCAAAGGTGAAAGCACTGAAGGAAGAGCAGAAGGCTACTCTGGATAGGATTGAAGCCGAATACAGGGAGCAGCTAGCTGGATTAAGGAGGGATGCAGAGGCCAAGGAGCAGAAGTTGGCTGAGCAGTGGGCGGCTAAGCACTCACGTCTAACTATGTTCCTTGAACAGATGGGGTGTCAATCAAAATTTGTCGAGCCCAACTGCTGATAAAAAGGTTGCTTTGCCTCTGCTTCGGTAGAGCTACCTTAAACCTTGCTTTGCAGTTTGCCCTCTGCTTCTGTAGACCTACCTTAACCTTGCTTTGCAGTTTGCCCTCTGCCTGCAAGACCCGTACGTTTCTGTCATATTGTTCTTTGCATATTGCCAACTTGGTTGACAATATTCGTTGGGTTAGTGATTTTGCACCTCTATTCAGCTATTGTAACCGTTGGGTCATTTCTTGatcttggttttctgcattggTCTTCTGTATCTACTTTGTTTATTTGAAGAACCAAAAGGTTGGCTGATCCTTCACCTTTTGTCTTTACATTACATGTTGCGCATATCATGGCCTACGTCCTACTCTTTCCACACAATTCCCAAACCCCAAAAACCAAAAACAGCTGCTTCATTCATACCAAATAGTGATATGCACACGTACAACTGTGCATCTACTACTAGAAGCTATAACATGCACAGGATGATGAGGGCGGTCTgtttaaatttaatgaaagGAACAGCAACCAAAAATagactaaaatttaaaaaaattagcaaCAATTACTACGCGGATCCAGTAACTATCTAACCTCCGCCAGACTAAGAAAAGCTTTTAACATGGTAAGTACGGGATAAGATTCCCAACAATTCTTCTGTCTTCTTCAGTTTCGGAGTTTTATGCatcctgaaaaagaaaaagcgaaGGAAGAAGACCATTGGTCTTGGTCGGgcaattaaatgattaattgcAAAATAAATCTACATCTATTTTCTATACATAGATTTCTCCAATAAGTACCAAATGGTTCGAAATAGAAAGCATTGAATTGAAGGATTTGCAGGCATACGTATTTATATATCCCGTTATCATTATTAAAAAAAGCGATGTGTGTGATTGTTCCTCTTAACCTAGCAAGGCATTGAAGAATTGAATAAAGGTTCCCAAATGTAAAATGCTTGAATTGGTAGAAAAGCCCCCGCAGGTCCTGGTTTATGAACTCGCAAGTCATCATGGGGGCCGGGGGGACATGATCTCTTCACACAAATTTGCTAAaccaaacaaataaagaaaagaaaagaaattaatgtTGTCTACAGCCTCATCAGTTTTTTGAGTTTTACTTGAGAAGATTGCAAGTACTTCCTATGTTATTTCCCTGCATTACAATGTCAGCAATTCCTTTCAGTTCCGAATTGGGTAAGTTGGACGACTCCCGCGTCCGCCTTATTGGCCTCATCCACACAAAATACTCTTAATTGTCCTTGAATAAGAAAGATTTTTAGGAAGGTGAAAACAAAACTTAGATTGTCATCATCCTCCATAGGTTCCGCTGAAGTACTTGACAGTATAAAACACTACACAATTTTGTCATGAAAAGAAAATGGATATGTGTGTGTATCACTCGCTACTGCTATTGCCGTTTGCCTCTATTTATTTGTCTCAAAAAAGACCTGGAGGATCAGGCTCAAACAGAAAGTGAGAATAATCCACAAGGTCTTCTTCATCTTGTTGATTATTCACGTTGCCGTCACCGCCCAAACCTTGGCTAAAAATTTCGACCACCTCCATTTCTTTATCCGTCCACCGATTCATCGCTGCTTCCTTATTATCTGCATTTGCATTCCCAATCCCACCTTGCTGTAATGGCGGCTCCGGGATAATGTTCCCTGCACCTTCCTGAGTTTTTGATGATGGCTCCGCATTTTGGCGGGCATGTTGAGAAGGCTCGCCGCCGTTCATCACCTCACCATCAATCTCTCCAGGACTAGTTCCATTTTGATAGCGAATGGGGCCTGCTGTCGTTTGGGGATGAATCCTAATTTTGGTTTCTTCCTTCTGGAAACCCTTGAGAAGGTTTTCGTGGGCATCAAGAAGGAAAGCCTCAACGCTAAGCTTCTTGTCCTCTTCTATGATCGCCGCCTCGTGGGTTGATGGGGGCAAGTTCATGAGGTTTGCATATGCGTCATCGAAAAATTCTTTCACTCCTGATTGATCTTTAGTCTTCATCCCTGTACGCCAAGAAACTGGGAAgattcttcttttcttggattcgGAACCAACAATACTAGTATTGTATTTCGGTTTCTTGTGGTTTCGGTGTAGTGATGCTTCAGATAATTTAAGCAGTTGAGGACCCTGCAATACCAAATCCCATACATTTTACAAAGTGATTGAAACTCCTCGAGGCAAGGCAAGACTATGTAAATCTAAACCTAGTTTATATACAAGTAAAGCTGTGATATATACAAGTAGCAACCCGATCAACTCACCTGAAGCTCCTGAGCATTGGTCTCCT
Protein-coding sequences here:
- the LOC113695191 gene encoding transcription factor AS1-like, translating into MATSSGQFVCTDPLAPPPPVLLPPWLSNSTSGVPVRPSSPSVTLSLSPSVVPPPPPGAAWLQPDRAATDDKNPVSNSLPCLGMVPPPPSREKAAVVSELLECCKELEEMQRAWAVHKKEAAWRLRRVELQAESEKACKRREKMEAIEAKVKALKEEQKATLDRIEAEYREQLAGLRRDAEAKEQKLAEQWAAKHSRLTMFLEQMGCQSKFVEPNC